In Flavobacterium sp. N3904, one DNA window encodes the following:
- a CDS encoding serine hydrolase domain-containing protein produces the protein MNFIKKANILHLLVLMLIVGSCKNETKKNTKPEIKDADLPKSSLPKMKPLQNETPKLTASYIEEKRKKIDSFYRKNWPNNSMNGGFLVAQNGQIIYEKYEGYANLRDKTPITSTTPIHIASVSKVLTATAVLKLVNAKRIDLDQKVTDFLPEFPYPDVTIRMLLSHRSGMRSYAYFTDRDKNVWDRHNTLTNQDILTIMGTKNIGLEQRTGTRFAYCNTNYAMLALIIEKVTKLSYREAMSQIIFKPLGMTNTFVLDFDKDKHNVAPSYKANRVEIGIDYLDKVYGDKNIYSTPRDLLKFDRARNSPSFLEPELLAQVYTGYSNERKGTKNYGLGIRMINWDNGKNFYFHNGWWHGFTSSYIPLKDENVTIIALSNKFTRSTYAVRKLSVLFGDYPFKIEDE, from the coding sequence ATGAATTTTATAAAAAAGGCAAATATACTACATTTACTCGTTCTAATGCTGATCGTTGGTTCATGTAAAAACGAAACAAAGAAAAATACCAAACCAGAAATAAAAGATGCTGATCTTCCAAAAAGTTCATTGCCTAAAATGAAACCTTTACAAAATGAGACTCCAAAACTAACTGCGTCCTATATAGAAGAGAAGAGAAAAAAAATTGATTCTTTTTATAGAAAAAACTGGCCTAATAATAGTATGAACGGCGGGTTTCTTGTGGCGCAAAACGGTCAAATTATTTATGAAAAATATGAAGGTTATGCAAACCTTAGAGATAAGACTCCAATAACGAGCACCACTCCTATCCATATTGCTTCTGTAAGCAAAGTACTAACGGCTACAGCAGTTTTAAAATTAGTTAATGCAAAAAGAATCGACTTGGATCAGAAAGTAACTGATTTTTTACCTGAATTTCCATATCCGGATGTTACCATAAGAATGCTGCTTTCTCATAGAAGCGGTATGCGCAGCTATGCTTATTTTACAGATCGGGATAAAAATGTCTGGGACAGGCACAATACGCTGACGAATCAAGACATTTTAACCATTATGGGAACCAAAAATATAGGTTTAGAACAAAGAACAGGAACCCGTTTTGCTTATTGCAATACCAATTATGCGATGTTGGCATTGATTATAGAAAAAGTAACTAAACTGTCTTACAGAGAGGCAATGTCTCAAATCATTTTTAAACCATTGGGAATGACAAATACTTTTGTTTTAGATTTTGACAAAGACAAACACAATGTTGCTCCATCCTACAAAGCCAATAGAGTAGAAATTGGTATTGATTATCTGGACAAAGTGTATGGTGACAAAAACATCTATTCTACTCCCCGAGATTTATTAAAATTTGATAGAGCCCGAAATTCTCCATCTTTTTTAGAACCAGAATTATTAGCCCAAGTTTACACGGGTTATAGTAACGAACGAAAAGGAACCAAAAATTACGGATTGGGTATTCGAATGATTAACTGGGACAATGGTAAAAATTTCTATTTTCATAACGGTTGGTGGCATGGTTTTACATCTTCCTATATTCCGCTCAAAGATGAAAATGTGACTATAATTGCGTTGTCCAATAAATTTACGAGAAGCACTTATGCCGTTCGAAAACTATCGGTTTTGTTTGGGGACTATCCTTTTAAAATCGAAGATGAGTAA
- a CDS encoding glycoside hydrolase family 10 protein, producing MILKKSLLFPTIYLLFFAVIGQAQKREMHPKNEFRAVWIATVVNIDWPKNSTDSVEKQKTDFIEILDTYQKLNFNAVIVQIRSVGDAFYPTILAPWSRYLTGKEGKAPNPNYDVLEWMITEAHARGFEFHAWLNPYRATFDLKTETLSPNHDYYKHPEWMIEYGGKYYYNPALPEVQQHLSSLVEEVVIKYDIDAIHFDDYFYPYKIKGIEFNDAASYQKSGNGLSLGDWRRSNVTTFVKNISAGIKKLKPWVQFGISPFGVWRNKSVDPKGSDTSSGQTNYDDLYADPVDWMQNNWIDYIVPQLYWSIDHKTASYAKLIKWWSENVPNNTALYIGNSSYKIKADSDKHWNNKFEITNQIDLTRSFENVQGNGFFSAKCFMNKNQDVVKVLKDYEYKYPALPLPVPNFKKEITESLLINSITKDTTSYYISFQKPKQLAKVRYIVVYGAKDVSKINTNDASQILDKIAVTEENEGFNIEVPDYKMIGKTAFAFTFVDYYANESPETIIDLQVETQTK from the coding sequence ATGATTCTAAAGAAGTCCCTGCTATTCCCAACTATATACCTCCTGTTTTTTGCTGTCATTGGACAGGCTCAAAAAAGAGAGATGCATCCCAAAAATGAGTTCAGGGCCGTTTGGATTGCCACGGTGGTCAACATCGACTGGCCCAAAAACAGTACAGACTCGGTAGAGAAGCAAAAAACAGATTTTATCGAGATTCTGGACACCTACCAAAAGCTCAATTTCAATGCCGTTATTGTGCAAATACGGTCTGTAGGCGATGCTTTTTATCCAACCATATTGGCACCTTGGTCCCGCTACCTGACAGGAAAGGAAGGTAAAGCACCCAACCCCAATTATGACGTACTCGAATGGATGATTACCGAAGCCCATGCACGTGGTTTCGAATTTCACGCCTGGCTCAATCCCTATCGCGCCACTTTCGACTTAAAAACCGAAACATTGAGTCCCAACCACGATTACTACAAACATCCTGAATGGATGATTGAATACGGTGGAAAATACTACTACAACCCTGCCCTGCCCGAAGTACAGCAACACCTGAGTTCTTTGGTCGAAGAGGTGGTAATCAAATACGATATTGACGCCATACACTTTGATGATTATTTTTATCCGTACAAAATTAAAGGCATCGAATTCAATGACGCTGCTTCCTATCAAAAATCCGGTAACGGGCTTTCGCTGGGCGATTGGAGACGTTCCAATGTCACTACTTTTGTCAAAAATATTTCTGCTGGAATCAAAAAACTAAAACCTTGGGTACAATTTGGCATCAGTCCGTTTGGGGTTTGGCGCAACAAATCGGTTGACCCAAAAGGCTCAGATACATCTTCAGGTCAAACCAATTATGATGATTTATACGCCGACCCGGTTGACTGGATGCAAAACAACTGGATCGATTACATCGTACCACAATTGTACTGGAGTATTGACCATAAAACAGCTTCGTATGCCAAATTAATCAAATGGTGGTCAGAAAATGTACCAAACAATACGGCACTATACATAGGAAACAGCAGTTATAAAATCAAAGCCGATTCAGACAAACATTGGAATAATAAATTTGAAATCACAAATCAAATCGACCTCACCCGTAGTTTTGAAAACGTACAGGGAAATGGTTTTTTTAGTGCCAAATGTTTCATGAACAAAAACCAGGATGTAGTTAAGGTACTAAAGGATTATGAATACAAATATCCAGCATTGCCTTTGCCTGTTCCAAATTTTAAAAAGGAAATTACTGAAAGTTTACTGATCAATTCGATAACCAAAGACACCACCAGTTATTACATTTCGTTTCAGAAACCAAAACAATTGGCAAAAGTTAGATATATAGTGGTATATGGTGCCAAAGATGTTTCTAAAATAAATACCAATGATGCCAGCCAAATACTGGATAAAATTGCTGTTACTGAAGAAAATGAAGGATTCAACATCGAAGTACCCGATTATAAAATGATCGGCAAAACGGCTTTTGCCTTCACCTTCGTAGATTATTATGCCAATGAAAGTCCCGAAACCATAATCGATTTGCAGGTAGAAACACAAACAAAGTAA
- a CDS encoding NAD(P)-dependent oxidoreductase has protein sequence MKFGILKERKNPPDRRVVFSPNELAKIKQLYHGATIKVESSDIRVFTDAQYQSMGIDVVTDISDCDVLFGVKEVPVEDLIPNKSYFIFSHTIKKQPYNRKLLQAILEKNIELYDHETIVDVHNRRLIGFGRYAGIVGAYNAFRAFGIKFELFKMPKAETLSGKEALITHLKRLILPPLKIVVTGTGKVGNGVKEILDAMKIKEVSVENYLTKNFTQAVYTQIDVLEYNKRKDGQVLDFTDFHNNPTEYVSDFERFTKVSDIYITGHFYANDAPIILTREMLQANDCKIKVVADVSCDVNGPIACTLRSSTIVEPLYGYLPSENKEVDVFHPAAIVVMAVDNLPCELPKDASEGFGEMFSEHVIPAFFNGDKDGILKRAKMTENGKLTERFSYLQDYVDGK, from the coding sequence ATGAAATTCGGTATACTAAAAGAACGAAAAAATCCACCAGATAGAAGAGTTGTTTTTTCCCCAAACGAATTGGCGAAAATTAAACAGTTGTATCATGGAGCAACAATCAAAGTAGAAAGTTCAGATATACGCGTTTTTACCGATGCTCAATATCAAAGTATGGGTATTGATGTGGTTACAGATATCAGTGATTGTGATGTACTTTTTGGAGTAAAAGAAGTTCCGGTTGAAGATTTGATTCCAAATAAATCCTATTTTATTTTTTCGCATACTATAAAAAAACAACCTTACAACAGAAAGTTGTTGCAAGCTATTCTTGAAAAAAATATTGAATTGTATGATCATGAAACCATAGTTGACGTTCATAATCGTCGATTGATAGGTTTTGGAAGATACGCCGGAATTGTAGGAGCGTATAATGCTTTTCGCGCTTTCGGAATAAAATTCGAGTTGTTTAAAATGCCAAAAGCGGAAACCCTTTCTGGAAAAGAAGCGTTGATTACCCATTTAAAAAGATTGATTTTGCCACCTTTGAAAATTGTAGTGACGGGAACAGGAAAAGTGGGCAATGGGGTAAAAGAGATTCTTGATGCCATGAAAATAAAAGAAGTATCTGTCGAAAATTATTTGACAAAAAACTTCACTCAAGCTGTTTATACACAGATTGACGTTTTAGAATACAATAAAAGAAAGGACGGGCAAGTTTTAGATTTTACCGATTTTCATAATAATCCAACCGAATATGTTTCTGATTTTGAGCGTTTCACCAAGGTTTCGGATATTTATATCACGGGACATTTTTATGCTAATGACGCTCCTATTATTTTAACACGCGAAATGCTTCAGGCCAATGATTGCAAGATAAAAGTAGTAGCTGACGTATCTTGTGATGTAAATGGACCCATTGCCTGTACTTTGCGTTCTTCGACAATTGTAGAACCTTTGTATGGTTATTTGCCAAGCGAAAACAAAGAAGTCGATGTTTTTCATCCCGCTGCCATTGTGGTTATGGCCGTAGATAATTTACCTTGCGAATTGCCAAAAGATGCCAGTGAAGGTTTTGGCGAAATGTTTTCGGAGCACGTTATTCCTGCCTTTTTTAACGGAGATAAAGATGGTATTCTAAAAAGAGCCAAAATGACTGAAAACGGTAAACTTACCGAACGTTTTAGCTATTTACAGGATTATGTAGATGGGAAATAA
- a CDS encoding BlaI/MecI/CopY family transcriptional regulator, protein MIKLAKREEQIMQVFWDLNKAFIRDIIPLLPDPKPHYNSVATIVKILEEKGFLNHETTGNMHCFFPVISREEYQQFALKDVVSQYFDNSYPRMLAFFAKEQKLTEKDLDEIVNIIKKDKV, encoded by the coding sequence ATGATAAAATTAGCTAAACGAGAAGAACAGATTATGCAAGTCTTTTGGGATTTGAACAAAGCCTTTATTAGAGATATCATTCCATTGCTGCCAGACCCGAAACCGCATTACAACAGTGTGGCAACAATAGTGAAGATACTGGAAGAAAAAGGGTTCTTGAATCATGAAACAACAGGGAATATGCATTGCTTTTTTCCGGTTATCAGCAGGGAAGAGTATCAGCAGTTTGCGCTGAAGGATGTCGTAAGTCAGTATTTTGATAACTCGTATCCCCGAATGCTTGCTTTTTTTGCCAAAGAGCAAAAGCTTACCGAAAAGGATCTGGATGAAATTGTAAACATCATTAAAAAAGATAAAGTATGA
- the fumC gene encoding class II fumarate hydratase yields the protein MEFRIEKDTMGEVQVPSDRYWGAQTERSRNNFKIGSAASMPKTIIEGFAYLKKAAAYTNCELGILSVEKRDYIALVCDEILAGQLSEEFPLVVWQTGSGTQSNMNVNEVIANRAQVLKGLTIEKDEPYIKANDDVNKSQSSNDTFPTAMHIAAYKAVVENTIPNVEKLRNTLQKKAEKFQSVVKIGRTHLMDATPLTLGQEISGYVAQLNYGLKAVKNTLAHLSQIALGGTAVGTGLNAPKGYDTKVAEYISLFTGHPFVTALNKFEALAAHDAIVETHGALKQLAVSLNKIANDIRMLASGPRSGIGEILIPENEPGSSIMPGKVNPTQCEALTMVCAQVIGNDMAITVGGLQGQYELNVFKPMMAANFLQSAELLGDACHSFDIHCAQGIEPNYKRIQELVNNSLMLVTALNTKIGYYKSAEIAQTAHKNGTTLKEEAVRLGYVTPEEFDDWVKPENMV from the coding sequence ATGGAGTTTAGAATTGAAAAAGATACAATGGGCGAAGTACAAGTTCCATCCGATAGATATTGGGGAGCCCAAACCGAACGTTCTCGAAACAATTTCAAAATCGGGTCTGCAGCTTCTATGCCAAAAACCATAATTGAAGGTTTTGCCTATCTCAAAAAAGCAGCAGCCTATACCAATTGTGAATTGGGTATTTTATCGGTTGAGAAAAGGGATTACATTGCATTGGTGTGTGATGAAATTCTTGCAGGACAACTTTCTGAGGAATTTCCTCTTGTAGTCTGGCAAACAGGTTCTGGTACACAAAGCAATATGAATGTCAATGAAGTAATTGCGAATCGGGCTCAAGTTTTAAAAGGGCTAACTATTGAAAAAGACGAACCTTATATCAAGGCTAATGATGATGTCAATAAATCCCAATCGTCCAATGATACTTTTCCAACGGCAATGCATATTGCAGCATATAAAGCAGTTGTAGAAAATACCATTCCAAATGTCGAAAAATTAAGAAATACACTTCAAAAAAAGGCAGAAAAATTTCAATCGGTAGTCAAAATTGGCCGTACTCATTTAATGGATGCCACTCCGCTAACTCTAGGCCAAGAAATATCTGGTTACGTGGCGCAATTGAATTATGGTTTGAAAGCTGTCAAAAATACATTAGCACATTTATCCCAAATTGCTTTGGGCGGAACTGCCGTTGGGACAGGATTGAATGCTCCAAAAGGATATGATACAAAAGTAGCCGAATATATTTCCCTTTTTACGGGACATCCTTTTGTCACAGCACTAAATAAGTTTGAAGCACTTGCTGCTCATGACGCTATTGTAGAAACGCATGGTGCACTCAAACAATTGGCCGTTTCTTTGAATAAAATAGCCAATGACATCCGAATGCTGGCTTCGGGACCACGCTCCGGAATTGGTGAAATTCTTATTCCCGAAAACGAGCCTGGTTCATCAATTATGCCAGGAAAAGTAAACCCGACCCAATGCGAAGCACTCACTATGGTCTGTGCACAAGTAATAGGAAATGATATGGCCATTACAGTTGGGGGTTTACAGGGTCAATATGAACTGAACGTCTTTAAACCAATGATGGCGGCCAACTTCCTCCAATCAGCAGAATTGCTTGGAGATGCCTGTCATTCCTTCGACATACATTGTGCACAGGGCATTGAACCCAATTACAAACGTATTCAAGAATTGGTCAATAATTCTTTGATGTTGGTTACCGCTTTAAACACCAAAATTGGGTATTATAAATCGGCAGAAATTGCCCAAACCGCCCACAAAAACGGAACGACACTCAAAGAAGAAGCCGTACGATTGGGGTATGTAACTCCCGAAGAATTTGATGATTGGGTAAAACCGGAAAATATGGTTTAA
- a CDS encoding DUF6526 family protein, with translation MKRQSFKNHIRYYTPHHFIYYPIIMILLAFSVYFIFTSDNQLIWSFISAVFIVLFFLAFMLRQHYALTLQNRIVRLELRYRYFSLTGKRLEDFEYRLKDEQLFALRFASDDELEELIEKTLFNKLSGTEIKKEIKNWKGDYARV, from the coding sequence ATGAAAAGACAATCCTTTAAAAATCACATTCGATATTACACACCGCATCATTTTATTTATTATCCAATTATAATGATATTGCTTGCTTTTAGTGTGTATTTTATTTTCACATCCGATAACCAATTGATTTGGAGTTTTATCAGTGCTGTTTTTATTGTTTTGTTTTTTCTGGCTTTTATGCTCCGTCAACATTATGCGCTTACTTTACAGAACAGAATTGTGCGTCTGGAACTCCGATACCGTTATTTTTCTCTTACGGGAAAAAGACTGGAGGATTTTGAATATCGGTTAAAGGATGAACAATTGTTTGCATTGCGTTTTGCTTCAGATGATGAATTGGAGGAGCTCATCGAAAAAACACTTTTTAATAAACTTTCAGGAACTGAAATCAAAAAAGAAATTAAAAACTGGAAAGGCGATTATGCAAGAGTTTAA
- a CDS encoding Thivi_2564 family membrane protein, whose protein sequence is MPLVTVLLVLIVVGVLLWLVNTYIPMDSKIKNIFNIVVVIFVIVWLLKVFGIFDNLMSAHV, encoded by the coding sequence ATGCCATTAGTTACTGTATTACTCGTATTAATTGTTGTAGGTGTCCTTCTTTGGCTTGTTAACACTTACATCCCGATGGATTCTAAAATTAAAAATATTTTTAACATAGTTGTTGTAATCTTTGTGATTGTCTGGCTACTCAAAGTATTCGGGATTTTTGATAATCTGATGAGTGCACATGTGTAA
- a CDS encoding M56 family metallopeptidase, whose translation MIPYILYTALILSACLLFYKMLLQKETFFHLNRFVLLGCMILAFILPLLPIPQQLSLRKVAIEKHVPLAKTAVDKSKAIVLKAPPVQEVIVDQAKQTFDVDLLLQWLVYLYWFGVLLFGVNFLMQACVLLYRAYSLSAIQDGKFRIVEITGDKAPCSFANSIFINPEKYEWETYNQILLHEKIHIEQKHTVDLLLAEAVIIFQWFNPFAWQWRKALESNLEFLTDNEMLQQDTVEKESYQFSLLKVAAPHFPLSLTTNYNQSLIKKRIIMMNSKKSSVHTTWKYFFLLPLLILFVCLFNQPVAQGQNLNLNETPKTQSNIQNGMDTEGSWFAVIKGTTVNIQFRNDDGDNLSTTFPLSELTGLTKDMKGEFTLTREAGTMNFEGKFDGNNGMGTYTFTANKNFSTAMAQEGVAVAAESDLMAFFMVNVKISYVKMLKKNGYKTIDKDQLIPLAALGADEAYVTSIKEAGIPDFDLEDLIPFKSMGIDKAFIDEIRQAGYKNITADNIIALKSQGINGKFITDFHNSTNGNGDDENGDNIIAFKSLNIDAAFIDSFKAIGYTDLSNDDLMALKSLNITPNYISEFEKIGYKNIKPDDLFALKSLNVTPKYITDFEKAGFSNIKIDDLVAMKSQNITHDLIKEYKNLGFTDLNVDDVIGANSMGVSPAFIKSMKEKGHNFKTLEKYMELKAVVGTN comes from the coding sequence ATGATACCATATATTTTGTACACAGCGCTAATTCTTTCTGCTTGCCTTTTGTTTTATAAAATGCTTTTACAGAAAGAAACGTTCTTCCACTTGAACAGATTTGTCTTGCTTGGTTGTATGATTTTGGCTTTTATTTTGCCATTGCTTCCTATTCCGCAGCAATTATCTTTACGAAAAGTTGCAATAGAAAAGCACGTTCCTTTGGCGAAAACGGCTGTTGACAAAAGTAAGGCTATCGTGCTAAAAGCACCGCCAGTGCAGGAAGTGATTGTTGATCAGGCGAAACAGACTTTTGATGTGGACTTGCTACTGCAATGGCTGGTTTATTTGTATTGGTTTGGTGTACTGCTATTTGGTGTTAATTTTTTAATGCAGGCTTGCGTGTTGCTGTACAGAGCGTATTCTTTATCGGCAATTCAGGACGGGAAATTCCGCATTGTCGAAATCACTGGTGACAAAGCTCCTTGTTCATTTGCCAACAGTATTTTTATCAATCCCGAAAAGTACGAGTGGGAAACATACAATCAGATTTTGCTGCATGAAAAAATTCATATTGAGCAAAAACATACTGTTGATTTATTGCTTGCCGAAGCCGTTATTATTTTTCAGTGGTTTAATCCTTTTGCATGGCAATGGCGAAAAGCATTGGAGAGTAATCTTGAATTTTTGACTGACAACGAAATGCTGCAACAAGACACTGTCGAAAAAGAGAGTTATCAGTTTAGCCTGCTCAAAGTGGCGGCGCCCCATTTTCCGTTGAGTCTTACAACTAATTATAATCAATCATTAATCAAAAAACGAATCATTATGATGAATTCAAAAAAATCAAGCGTACACACCACATGGAAATATTTTTTCCTGTTGCCTTTATTGATCTTGTTTGTCTGCCTTTTTAATCAGCCGGTAGCACAAGGTCAAAACCTAAATTTGAATGAAACTCCTAAAACGCAGTCAAACATTCAAAACGGAATGGATACCGAAGGCAGCTGGTTTGCTGTTATCAAAGGCACTACAGTAAATATTCAGTTTAGGAATGATGATGGTGATAATTTGTCAACTACTTTTCCGTTGAGTGAATTGACAGGACTGACAAAGGACATGAAAGGCGAGTTTACGTTGACGCGCGAAGCGGGAACCATGAATTTTGAAGGAAAATTTGACGGGAACAATGGAATGGGAACTTATACATTTACTGCCAATAAAAATTTCAGCACAGCAATGGCACAAGAAGGAGTTGCAGTTGCAGCTGAAAGTGACCTTATGGCTTTCTTTATGGTAAATGTGAAAATTTCGTATGTAAAAATGTTGAAGAAAAACGGATACAAGACTATTGACAAAGATCAATTGATTCCGTTGGCTGCATTAGGTGCTGATGAGGCATATGTTACTTCTATCAAAGAAGCTGGAATTCCTGATTTTGATTTGGAAGATTTGATTCCTTTTAAATCAATGGGTATCGATAAAGCTTTTATTGACGAAATACGCCAAGCTGGTTATAAAAATATCACTGCCGATAATATTATTGCCTTAAAATCTCAAGGTATTAACGGTAAATTTATTACTGATTTTCATAATTCAACCAACGGTAATGGCGATGATGAAAATGGGGATAATATCATTGCATTTAAATCTTTAAATATCGATGCCGCATTTATTGATTCTTTTAAAGCTATAGGGTATACTGATCTTTCGAACGATGATCTTATGGCCTTGAAATCTTTAAATATTACACCAAATTATATTAGTGAGTTTGAAAAGATTGGCTATAAAAATATCAAACCTGATGATTTGTTTGCTTTGAAATCGCTAAATGTTACGCCAAAATACATTACTGATTTTGAAAAAGCAGGTTTCAGCAACATCAAAATAGATGATTTAGTTGCCATGAAATCACAAAATATAACTCATGACTTAATCAAAGAATATAAAAATCTTGGATTTACTGACTTGAATGTTGATGATGTTATTGGAGCTAACTCTATGGGAGTTTCTCCAGCCTTTATTAAATCGATGAAAGAAAAGGGACATAATTTTAAAACCCTAGAAAAGTATATGGAATTGAAAGCTGTTGTTGGTACTAATTAA